One segment of Taeniopygia guttata chromosome 17, bTaeGut7.mat, whole genome shotgun sequence DNA contains the following:
- the ZER1 gene encoding protein zer-1 homolog encodes MASDSPESLMTLCTDYCLRNLEGTLCYLLDNETLRLHPDIFLPSEICDKLVNEYVELVKTDSIFEPHESFFTLFSDPRSTRLARIHLREHMVQDQDLEAIRKQDLIELYLTNCEKLTAKSLQTLVSFSHTLVSLSLFGCSNIFYEEENPGGCEDDCLVNPTRQVLVKDFTFEGFSRLRILNLGRLIEGVNVETLLRPLASLAALDLSGIQLNDVGFLTQWKDTLVSLVLYNMDLSEEHIQVIAQLRKLRHLDISRDHLSSYYKFKLTRRVLNLFVENLVNLTSLDISGHTMLENCTIPSMEEKMGQTSIEPAKSSIAPFRGLKRPLQFLGLFETSLCRLTHIPAYKVSGDKNEEQVLNAIEAYTEHRPEITSRAINLLFDIARIERCSQLLRALQLVITALKCHKDDKNIQVTGSAALFYLTNSEYRMEQSVKLRRQVIQVVLNGMESYQEVTVQRNCCLTLCNFSIPEELEFQYRRVNELLLNILNQSRQDESIQRIAVHLCNALVCQVDNDHKEAVGKMGFVMTMLKLIQKKLADKTCDQVMEFSWSALWNITDETPDNCEMFLNYSGMKLFLECLKEFPEKQELHRNMLGLLGNVAEVKELRPQLMTSQFISVFSNLLESKADGIEVSYNACGVLSHIMFDGLEAWGICEPHREEVVKRMWAAIQSWDINSRRNINYRSFEPILRLLPQGISPVSQHWATWALYNLVSVYPDKYCPLLIKEGGIPLLKDMIKMASARQETKEMARKVIEHCSNFKEENMDTSR; translated from the exons ATGGCATCTGACAGTCCTGAGTCGCTGATGACCTTGTGCACTGATTACTGCCTTCGCAACCTGGAGGGGACTCTCTGCTACCTCCTGGACAACGAAACGCTCCGGCTCCATCCCGACATCTTCCTGCCAAGCGAGATCTGTGACAAACTTGTCAACGA GTACGTGGAGCTGGTGAAGACAGACAGCATCTTTGAACCCCATGAAAGCTTCTTCACCCTCTTCTCAGACCCACGGAGCACCAGGCTAGCTCGGATCCACCTGCGGGAACACATGGTGCAGGACCAGGACCTGGAGGCCATCAGGAAGCAG gATCTTATTGAGCTCTACCTGACTAACTGTGAGAAGCTGACAGCCAAGAGCCTACAAACCTTGGTGAGCTTCAGCCACACACTGGTCTCCCTGAGCCTCTTTGGCTGTAGCAATATCTTCTACGAGGAGGAGAACCCTGGGGGCTGTGAGGACGACTGCCTGGTGAACCCCACTCGCCAGGTCTTGGTCAAGGACTTTACTTTTGAAGGCTTCAGCCGCCTGCGCATCCTGAACCTGGGCCGCCTGATCGAGGGGGTAAACGTGGAGACTCTGCTGCGGCCCCTGGCCTCCCTTGCAGCTCTCGACCTTTCTGGGATCCAGCTGAATGATGTGGGATTCCTGACCCAGTGGAAGGACACTCTGGTTTCTTTAGTGCTTTACAACATGGACCTTTCAGAGGAGCACATCCAAGTGATAGCACAGCTTCGCAAGCTCAG GCACCTGGATATCTCCCGAGACCATCTGTCCAGTTATTACAAGTTCAAGCTGACCCGGCGGGTTCTAAACTTGTTTGTGGAAAACCTGGTGAACCTCACTTCGCTCGACATCTCAGGGCACACCATGCTGGAGAACTGCACTATCCCCAGCATGGAGGAGAAGATGGGCCAGACAAG CATTGAGCCAGCAAAGAGCAGCATTGCTCCCTTCCGCGGTCTGAAACGACCACTGCAGTTCTTGGGCCTTTTTGAAACATCCCTCTGCCGCCTGACCCATATTCCAGCCTACAAG GTGAGTGGAGATAAGAACGAAGAGCAAGTCCTGAATGCCATCGAGGCTTACACTGAGCACCGGCCAGAAATCACTTCCCGGGCCATCAACCTGCTGTTCGACATTGCCCGCATCGAGCgctgcagccagctgctgaGAGCCCTCCAG ctggtgATCACAGCCCTCAAGTGCCACAAAGATGACAAAAACATCCAGGTGACGGGCAGCGCCGCGCTGTTCTACTTGACCAACTCTGAGTACCGCATGGAGCAGAGCGTGAAGCTGCGGCGCCAGGTCATCCAGGTGGTGCTGAATGGCATGGAGTCCTACCAGGAGGTCACA GTCCAGCGGAACTGCTGCCTGACACTGTGTAACTTCAGCATTCCCGAGGAGCTGGAGTTCCAGTACCGCCGAGTGAacgagctgctgctgaacaTCCTCAACCAGAGCCGGCAGGACGAGTCCATCCAGCGCATCGCTGTGCACCTCTGCAATGCCCTGGTCTGCCAGGTGGACAACGACCACAAAGAAGCTGTGGGCAAGATGGGGTTTGTCATG ACAATGCTAAAGTTGATTCAGAAAAAGTTGGCTGATAAAACG TGTGATCAGGTGATGGAGTTCTCCTGGAGTGCCCTCTGGAACATCACTGATGAGACCCCAGATAACTGTGAGATGTTCCTTAACTACAGTGGCATGAAACTGTTCTTGGAGTGCTTGAAA GAGTTCCCAGAGAAGCAGGAGCTGCACCGCAACATGCTGGGCCTCCTGGGCAATGTGGCAGAAGTGAAGGAGCTCCGCCCACAGCTCATGACCTCCCAGTTCATCAGCGTGTTCAG CAACCTGCTGGAGAGCAAAGCTGATGGGATTGAGGTGTCATATAATGCCTGTGGAGTGCTCTCCCATATCATGTTTGATGGTTTAGAGGCCTGGGGGATCTGTGAGCCTCACAGAGAAGAAGTTGTGAAGAGGATGTGGGCAGCcatccagagctgggatatCAACTCCAGGAGAAATATCAATTACAG GTCATTTGAACCAATCCTTCGACTTCTTCCACAAGGGATCTCCCCAGTCAGCCAGCACTGGGCCACCTGGGCACTCTATAACCTGGTCTCTGTCTACC CTGACAAGTACTGCCCGCTGCTGATCAAAGAAGGTGGGATTCCTCTCCTGAAGGACATGATTAAAATGGCCTCAGCACGACAAGAGACCAAGGAAATGGCCCG GAAAGTTATAGAGCACTGCAGTAACTTTAAGGAGGAGAACATGGACACTTCCAGATAG
- the ZDHHC12 gene encoding palmitoyltransferase ZDHHC12, producing the protein MGAGGRWVRAAHTALSAALLLGLLLHRTDLQRQEERGELLQPLIFVLLVLCSILLYFKVSLMDPGFVKPEEEVKEGKNKGQGVVIPLISGDIKLRRCGYCLVKQPMRARHCRLCQHCVRRYDHHCPWLENCVGERNHPLFIVYLSVQLVVLLWGGHVAWSGLYFEQSQEWLQDNIFLLVSFLLIFIFTIVVLLLLVSHLYLISCNTTTWEFMSHHRISYLRHSELENPFDQGIILNLWGFFCSHHITAWEDIYFHKNSEPV; encoded by the exons ATGGGCGCAGGCGGGCGCTGGGTGCGGGCGGCACACACGGCCCTCAGCGCGGCGCTGCTGCTCGGGCTCCTCCTGCACCGCACGG ATCTGCAAAGGCAAGAGGAGCGCGGGGAGCTGCTTCAGCCGCTGATCTTCGTTTTGCTGGTTTTATGCTCGATCCTGCTGTACTTCAAGGTGTCTCTCATGGATCCGGGTTTTGTTAAGCCTGAAGAGGAAGTGAAG GAAGGTAAAAATAAAGGACAAGGTGTGGTGATCCCTCTGATTTCAGGTGACATTAAGCTGCGGCGCTGTGGTTACTGCCTGGTGAAG CAACCCATGCGAGCCAGGCACTGCCGGTTGTGTCAGCACTGCGTGCGGCGCTACGACCATCACTGCCCCTGGCTTGAGAACTGTGTAGGAGAAAGGAATCACCCCCTCTTCATAGTCTACCTGAGCGTGCAGCTTGTGGTTCTGCTGTGGGGAGGCCATGTTGCTTG GTCAGGCCTCTACTTTGAACAATCCCAGGAGTGGCTGCAGGACAACATTTTCCTCCTTGTGTCCTTCCTCCTGATATTCATATTCACCATTgtggtcctgctgctgcttgtttccCACCTCTACCTGATCTCATGCAACACCACGACCTGGGAGTTCATGTCACACCACCGCATCTCCTACCTGCGGCACTCCGAGCTGGAGAACCCCTTTGACCAAGGGATAATCCTCAATCTCTGGGGATTCTTCTGTTCACACCACATCACTGCATGGGAGGACATCTATTTTCACAAGAACAGTGAGCCTGTCTAG